A region of Nitrospinota bacterium DNA encodes the following proteins:
- the efp gene encoding elongation factor P, with translation MAAVINAGSVRVGYLIIYDKQLWRVMATEHVKPGKGGAYAQLKLRNVLQGNQTEVRLRTEEKVERAALEQHEMEYLYEDPAGFCFMNTESYEQVFFSKDDLAGVLEYLLPNTRVQVEYYDGKAIGVTPPRMVELRVVETEPSLKTATITSTPKPAKLETGLIVQVPQFVEVGEKIRVDTTEGKYMERVK, from the coding sequence ATGGCGGCCGTTATAAATGCCGGGTCAGTCCGCGTAGGGTATTTAATAATATACGATAAACAGCTGTGGCGCGTAATGGCCACGGAGCATGTTAAGCCCGGCAAGGGCGGGGCCTACGCCCAGTTGAAACTGCGCAATGTCCTTCAAGGTAACCAGACAGAGGTGAGGCTCCGCACAGAAGAGAAAGTGGAACGCGCCGCGCTAGAACAGCACGAGATGGAATACCTGTATGAGGATCCGGCTGGCTTCTGCTTCATGAACACCGAAAGCTACGAGCAGGTGTTCTTTTCAAAAGACGATCTGGCCGGGGTTCTGGAATATCTTCTGCCCAACACCAGGGTGCAGGTGGAATATTATGACGGAAAGGCCATTGGCGTAACTCCCCCCAGGATGGTGGAGCTTAGGGTGGTGGAAACCGAGCCTTCGTTGAAAACCGCCACCATCACAAGCACGCCCAAACCGGCGAAACTGGAGACGGGGCTTATCGTGCAGGTTCCGCAGTTTGTGGAGGTGGGCGAGAAAATCCGGGTGGACACCACCGAGGGAAAATACATGGAGCGGGTGAAATAG